The Xiphias gladius isolate SHS-SW01 ecotype Sanya breed wild chromosome 7, ASM1685928v1, whole genome shotgun sequence genome window below encodes:
- the tnfrsf19 gene encoding tumor necrosis factor receptor superfamily member 19 isoform X2 codes for MVWMLQHTFSLLLTVHVIYSALIHVRAEEETRECREQEYKDRFGNCKPCKQCDAGQELSKECGFGYGEDARCVPCRSSRFKEDRSLQKCKPCLDCGLINRFQKGNCSTTSNAVCGDCLPGYYRKTKLSGFQDMECIPCGDPPPPYEPHCSGRVNLVPLPSVVTSPRDMALAAVICSALATVLLALLVLCVIYCKRQLLEKKPSASLRSQDCPYSGAELSCLDPRWLHDFPQRPCCQCHLGPGHTCGPVHLIPSLCCDESHSRDNSPFQSQASLSDRNTDLDDEGNPMQLGGHPELVSAGAGGTTGSSEPAECFGLPQPDPEPAEGLEVEEEEDGEGDEEEEGRRSRENSSERTRQSYSEAVTDELLPNQHPLTQEG; via the exons ATGGTCTGGATGCTTCAACACACCTTCTCACTTTTACTAACTGTGCATGTCATATATTCAGCTCTG ATTCATGTGAGGGCTGAGGAGGAGACCAGAGAATGCAGAGAACAGGAGTACAAGGACCGGTTTGGGAACTGTAAACCCTGCAAGCAGTGTGATGCAGGACAGGAACTTTCAAAG GAATGTGGCTTTGGTTATGGAGAGGATGCCCGGTGCGTGCCCTGCCGGAGCAGTCGCTTCAAAGAGGACCGGAGCCTCCAGAAGTGCAAGCCCTGCTTGGACTGTGGACTCATCAACCGCTTCCAGAAGGGCAACTGCTCCACCACCAGCAACGCTGTGTGTGGCGACTGTCTGCCGGG ATATTACAGGAAGACAAAATTAAGTGGTTTCCAAGACATGGAGTGTATACCCTGTGGGGACCCTCCGCCTCCTTATGAGCCTCATT GCAGTGGGCGTGTGAACCTGGTCCCGCTGCCCTCGGTGGTGACCAGCCCGCGGGACATGGCCCTGGCTGCCGTCATCTGCAGCGCTCTGGCCACCGTGCTGCTGGCCCTGCTGGTCCTGTGTGTCATCTACTGCAAGAGACAGCTGCTCGAGAAGAAGCCCAGTG CCTCACTGAGATCCCAGGACTGTCCGTACAGCGGGGCAGAGCTGTCCTGCCTGGACCCCCGCTGGCTACATGACTTTCCCCAGAGACCCTGCTGCCAGTGTCACCTGGGTCCCGGACACACCTGTG GTCCTGTCCACTTGATCCCATCTCTGTGCTGTGATGAGAGCCACAGCAGGGACAACAGTCCCTTCCAGTCCCAGGCAAGCCTCAGTGACAG AAATACAGACCTCGATGACGAGGGCAACCCGATGCAGCTGGGAGGACATCCAGAGCTTGTCTCCGCAGGGGCTGGTGGGACGACGGGCAGCTCGGAGCCCGCAGAGTGTTTCGGACTGCCTCAGCCCGACCCAGAACCTGCAGAAGGCCTGGaggtggaagaggaagaggatggtgAGGGTGACGAGGAAGAAGAAGGTCGCAGGTCAAGGGAGAATTCGTCTGAGAGGACCAGACAGAGCTACAGTGAAGCTGTGACGGATGAACTTCTTCCCAACCAGCACCCATTAACTCAGGAAG GATGA
- the tnfrsf19 gene encoding tumor necrosis factor receptor superfamily member 19 isoform X1 gives MVWMLQHTFSLLLTVHVIYSALIHVRAEEETRECREQEYKDRFGNCKPCKQCDAGQELSKECGFGYGEDARCVPCRSSRFKEDRSLQKCKPCLDCGLINRFQKGNCSTTSNAVCGDCLPGYYRKTKLSGFQDMECIPCGDPPPPYEPHCSGRVNLVPLPSVVTSPRDMALAAVICSALATVLLALLVLCVIYCKRQLLEKKPSAASLRSQDCPYSGAELSCLDPRWLHDFPQRPCCQCHLGPGHTCGPVHLIPSLCCDESHSRDNSPFQSQASLSDRNTDLDDEGNPMQLGGHPELVSAGAGGTTGSSEPAECFGLPQPDPEPAEGLEVEEEEDGEGDEEEEGRRSRENSSERTRQSYSEAVTDELLPNQHPLTQEG, from the exons ATGGTCTGGATGCTTCAACACACCTTCTCACTTTTACTAACTGTGCATGTCATATATTCAGCTCTG ATTCATGTGAGGGCTGAGGAGGAGACCAGAGAATGCAGAGAACAGGAGTACAAGGACCGGTTTGGGAACTGTAAACCCTGCAAGCAGTGTGATGCAGGACAGGAACTTTCAAAG GAATGTGGCTTTGGTTATGGAGAGGATGCCCGGTGCGTGCCCTGCCGGAGCAGTCGCTTCAAAGAGGACCGGAGCCTCCAGAAGTGCAAGCCCTGCTTGGACTGTGGACTCATCAACCGCTTCCAGAAGGGCAACTGCTCCACCACCAGCAACGCTGTGTGTGGCGACTGTCTGCCGGG ATATTACAGGAAGACAAAATTAAGTGGTTTCCAAGACATGGAGTGTATACCCTGTGGGGACCCTCCGCCTCCTTATGAGCCTCATT GCAGTGGGCGTGTGAACCTGGTCCCGCTGCCCTCGGTGGTGACCAGCCCGCGGGACATGGCCCTGGCTGCCGTCATCTGCAGCGCTCTGGCCACCGTGCTGCTGGCCCTGCTGGTCCTGTGTGTCATCTACTGCAAGAGACAGCTGCTCGAGAAGAAGCCCAGTG CAGCCTCACTGAGATCCCAGGACTGTCCGTACAGCGGGGCAGAGCTGTCCTGCCTGGACCCCCGCTGGCTACATGACTTTCCCCAGAGACCCTGCTGCCAGTGTCACCTGGGTCCCGGACACACCTGTG GTCCTGTCCACTTGATCCCATCTCTGTGCTGTGATGAGAGCCACAGCAGGGACAACAGTCCCTTCCAGTCCCAGGCAAGCCTCAGTGACAG AAATACAGACCTCGATGACGAGGGCAACCCGATGCAGCTGGGAGGACATCCAGAGCTTGTCTCCGCAGGGGCTGGTGGGACGACGGGCAGCTCGGAGCCCGCAGAGTGTTTCGGACTGCCTCAGCCCGACCCAGAACCTGCAGAAGGCCTGGaggtggaagaggaagaggatggtgAGGGTGACGAGGAAGAAGAAGGTCGCAGGTCAAGGGAGAATTCGTCTGAGAGGACCAGACAGAGCTACAGTGAAGCTGTGACGGATGAACTTCTTCCCAACCAGCACCCATTAACTCAGGAAG GATGA